A genomic segment from Paenibacillus sp. FSL K6-1096 encodes:
- a CDS encoding DnaJ family domain-containing protein, with the protein MAVLSWLAEQRIQEAMRSGEFDNLPGHGKPLELEDLSGVPEELRMSYMIMKNAGLLPEEVTLRAECVTLEGLLLACHNSGGEDNIERRKELQGQLSLKRLRLQMLIQERGLESSAAYPDYGDKLRARLAGMEE; encoded by the coding sequence ATGGCTGTACTATCCTGGCTCGCAGAACAGAGAATTCAGGAGGCGATGCGCAGCGGTGAATTCGACAATCTGCCTGGTCACGGCAAGCCGCTGGAGCTGGAGGATCTCTCCGGCGTTCCTGAAGAGCTGCGGATGTCTTATATGATTATGAAGAATGCTGGCTTGCTGCCTGAGGAAGTCACGCTGCGTGCCGAATGTGTGACACTGGAGGGATTGCTGCTGGCCTGCCATAACAGCGGCGGCGAAGATAATATTGAACGGCGTAAGGAACTGCAAGGACAGCTGTCGCTTAAGCGCCTACGTCTGCAGATGCTTATTCAGGAGCGCGGGCTGGAGAGCAGCGCAGCCTATCCGGATTATGGCGATAAGCTGCGGGCACGGCTGGCAGGAATGGAAGAGTAG